The DNA window GAGATCCACCAGACCGAGGTGACGGACGTGGAATCGACGGACAAGGGGTTCACCGTCACGACGGACGACGACGAGGAACACGAAGCCGATTACCTCGTCCTCGCAACCGGCGCGAACCGCGACTTGGCGGAGCAACTCGGCTGCGAGTTCACCGACGAGGGCGTCGTCGACGCGACTCTCCAGATGGAGACGAGCGTCGAAGACGCCTACGCGACGGGCGCGATGGTCCGCCCCGAGGAGTGGCAGGCGAACATCGCCACGGGCGACGGGTCCGCCGCCGCGTTGCACATCCTCTCGAAGGAGAAGGGCGAGCACTTCCACGACTTCGACGTCCCGGACGACGCCGAGTAGACCCCTTTCCACGCCGCCGGGGGTGACTGCGACGCTCCGTCGGGGCAGCGTGCGGCCTCCCGAAACGGGTAAACCGGCCGAGACGGTGTGATGTGGTATGCCTCGGCAGACCCCGGCGGTCTCTCCGCTTCTCGCCCTCGGCGTCGCCGTCCTCGCGGTGAGTACGAGCGCCATCCTCGTCAGGTTCAGCGACGCGCCGAGTCTGGTGAAGGCGTTCTACCGGGTGCTCTTCACCGTCTCCTTTCTCGCGCCGGTGGCCGTCGCTCGCTCTCGCGAGTCGTTCCGGGAGTTCGGGCGGCGCGACGCCCTCGTCGCCGCCGCCGCGGGCGTCGCCCTCGCAGTCCACTTCGCCTCGTGGTTCGAGAGCCTGAACTGGACGAGCGTCGCCGCGAGCGTCACCCTCGTGCAGGCGCAACCGCTGTTCGTCGCCGTCGGCGCGTGGGCGCTTCTGGACGAACGCATCACGCGCGGCGTCGTCGCGGGCATCGGCGTCGCACTCGCCGGGATGGCGACGATGACGCTCGGGGACCTGTTTCTCCCCGGCCTCTTCGCGGGACTCCCCGGCCCCCTCGGGTCGCTCTACCCCGGCGGCGCGGCGGCGGCGTCGCTGGCGGGCGAGGACCCCCTCTACGGCGACGCCCTCGCACTCGTCGGCGCGGTGACCGCCGCCGCGTACGTCCTCGCAGGTCGGTCGCTGCGACAGCGGATGCCGCTGATACCGTACGTGACGGTCGTCTACGGCGTCTGCGCGCTCGTCCTCCTGACGCTGACCGTCGCCCGCGGTCACGCGCTCTTTACGTACCCGCCGCGGGAGTGGGCGCTGTTTCTCGGCATGGCCGTCGGCCCGGGCGTCGTCGGCCACACCGTCATCAACTGGGCGCTGGCGCACATCGAGTCAAGCGTCGTCTCCGTCTCCCTGTTGGGGGAACCCGTCGGGAGCACGCTGTTGGCGCTGATTCTCCTCGGCGAGATTCCCACGCCCGCCACCGTCGTCGGCGGTGCCGTCGTCCTCGGCGGAATCTACGTCACGGCGGCGCGTCGCCCCGGCGTCGAACCCGACTCCGCCGCGGACGACCGGCCCCGCTCCGCGGGCGAATGAGGTAGAGCGGCGTATCAGGCGTGATAACTGGGGCACAACGCTGATGGTAAGTACGCGGTGTGTCGAAGTATGGTCGGCCTCCGCGACGGGGTGACGGTGCTGCACGTGGACGACGAGCCCGAACTCTCGTCGCTCGTGGCGACGTACCTCGAACGCGAGGCGGCGGACGTCGAACTGACGGTCGAGACGACCGAACGCCCGCGGGAGGCGCTCTCCCGCGTCGAGGACGAATCCTCGCCCGTGGACTGCGTCGTCAGCGACTACGAGATGCCCGAGATGGACGGACTGTCGTTTCTCCGCGCCGTCCGAACCGCCAGACCGAACCTCCCCTTCATCCTCTACACCGGGAAGGGTTCGGAGGAGGTCGCCCGCGACGCCTTCCGCGTCGGCGCGACCGACTACATGCAGAAAGGCGGCGGGTCGGACCAGTACGCCGTGCTCGCGA is part of the Halopelagius longus genome and encodes:
- a CDS encoding FAD-dependent oxidoreductase; this translates as MVRVAVVGGGPAGMGAALYTAKNDLETVVFDTDETWMHKARLWNYPGIEEIGGTELVERMRDQSEQFGAEIHQTEVTDVESTDKGFTVTTDDDEEHEADYLVLATGANRDLAEQLGCEFTDEGVVDATLQMETSVEDAYATGAMVRPEEWQANIATGDGSAAALHILSKEKGEHFHDFDVPDDAE
- a CDS encoding DMT family transporter, with the protein product MPRQTPAVSPLLALGVAVLAVSTSAILVRFSDAPSLVKAFYRVLFTVSFLAPVAVARSRESFREFGRRDALVAAAAGVALAVHFASWFESLNWTSVAASVTLVQAQPLFVAVGAWALLDERITRGVVAGIGVALAGMATMTLGDLFLPGLFAGLPGPLGSLYPGGAAAASLAGEDPLYGDALALVGAVTAAAYVLAGRSLRQRMPLIPYVTVVYGVCALVLLTLTVARGHALFTYPPREWALFLGMAVGPGVVGHTVINWALAHIESSVVSVSLLGEPVGSTLLALILLGEIPTPATVVGGAVVLGGIYVTAARRPGVEPDSAADDRPRSAGE